A part of Rhopalosiphum maidis isolate BTI-1 chromosome 3, ASM367621v3, whole genome shotgun sequence genomic DNA contains:
- the LOC113558693 gene encoding pre-mRNA-splicing factor SPF27-like: MASEINVDALPCIDQGYDDSSILEVAISMVEDEKRNYRPSKNYLEHLPALNISVFETEMMRAEFDRLERHLPVKIMNMKRYELLPPPAGQLADMSAWNDCLENSMAQLKNQATRITNLRLMTDYDIDAWESYLEVIIKCITALQTQVTKLKKLIKKINFQQLNVQLQITEQSRELKANWVALVNKYYEIELACANLEKQIRTYESAKPQRMNTAD, translated from the exons ATGGCCAGTGAAATTAATGTTGATGCTCTCCCGTGTATTGATCAAGGGTATGACGATTCAAGCATTCTTGAAGTT GCGATTAGTATGGTAGAAGATGAAAAACGTAATTACAGGCCATCGAAAAACTATCTTGAACATTTGCCAGCACTCAATATATCAGTGTTTGAA aCAGAAATGATGCGCGCAGAGTTTGATAGACTAGAGAGGCATTTACCtgtgaaaataatgaatatgaaaCGCTATGAGCTACTTCCACCGCCAGCTGGACAACTTGCAGATATGTCTGCTTGGAATGATTGCTTAGAAAATTCAATGGCTCAACTTAAAAATCAAGCTAcaag AATTACAAACCTAAGACTGATGACGGATTATGATATAGATGCTTGGGAATCTTATTtagaagttataataaaatgtattactgcTTTGCAGACACAAGTAACTAAATTgaa aaaacttattaaaaaaattaatttccaacAATTGAATGTGCAGTTGCAAATAACTGAACAATCACGAGAATTAAAAGCCAATTGGGTAGCATTGGTAAACAAGTATTATGAAATAGAATTGGCATGTGCTAATTtggaaaaacaaataagaacTTATGAATCAGCCAAACCACAAAGAATGAATACAGcagattaa
- the LOC113558660 gene encoding protein TRC8 homolog: MRLCDFLRVPALFIMDQIFKISFGFENLDGIIINLHNTSKNGDFTQYYKLMFLFFTKIIVSCLIFGLSLCLLALPTRYLYLVYLHSVSVCVVLLSYWANTETLNVLSEKYENFITIMINGAVTWDVDIIIHHFKQLQIVNVLYLLFFNVILQIFLSQVFDFLQVCTTNHTNHKVFNLGFIMPTIIALIPGSHAFLNTVSVLLTLLPLFIMLKTLLLNIFTIIDLFCHGYNHIRLTINTYEINNLIIIEWSRLKIPSVLRIFWAMRVLEQMAYLLTQKEIKNETLFKVVKYLLIKGCNTFTAVLGMTSFVSYFFYYLGAFIRWILLTEDVEQINIENVLAVLFYLLAIQTGLTVTEPEERFVQLYRNFCLTCGILLIYVHSLVNPLLLSLSISQNSSLNRHLRPLLVCGFLLVLSYNILIYLWSYNLLNNWLLAFSSLNIQIIIKVLVTLAIYSLNIINEYYRLFDEKLDDYVFYIKSFGSVVNFCFGVCIFLNGVYNTAFVSDSVIHTPLMCLDAYLIIWCGIRDGWKIFIRRRIAMLKIESLADATNEQSSEINDNCPICYQKMVSAKITNCNHFYHGTCLRKWLYLQDYCPMCHTVVS; this comes from the exons ATGAGACTCTGTGATTTTTTGAGAGTCCcagctttatttattatggaccaaattttcaaaattagtttCGGGTTTGAAAATCTtgatggtataataattaatttacataatacctCCAAGAACGGTGACTTTACGCAATACTACAAGCTCATGTTTCTATTCTTCACCAAAATAATAGTATCTTGTTTAA tatttggtttatcattatgtttattgGCTCTACCTACCCGGTACTTGTACTTAGTATACTTACATTCAGTTTCTGTTTGTGTTGTACTTTTATCTTATTGGGCAAATACAGAAACACTAAATGTTTTATCGGAGAAATATGAAaactttataacaattatgatAAACGGAGCTGTAACATGGGatgtagatataattatacatcattttaaacaattacaaataGTAAATGTCCTATACTTGTTATTCTTTAATGTAATACTACAGATTTTTCTATCACAAGTATTTGACTTCTTACAAGTTTGTACCACTAATCATACCAACCATAAA gtttttaatttaggttTTATTATGCCTACTATAATAGCATTAATACCTGGTTcgcatgcatttttaaatacagtatCTGTGTTATTAACATTGTTGCCATTGTTTATCATgctaaaaacattattgctaaatatatttacaataatagacTTATTTTGCCATGGATATAATCATATCCGATTGACCATTAA tacttatgaaataaataaccttattataattgaatggtCTCGTCTCAAAATCCCAAGTGTTTTACGAATATTTTGGGCTATGCGAGTATTGGAACAAATGGCATACTTGTTAACTcagaaagaaataaaaaatgaaactttgtttaaagttgtaaaatatttgttgattaAAGGTTGTAATACATTTACTGCAGTTTTAGGAATGACAAGTTTTGTATCATACTTTTTCTATTATCTAGGAGCATTCATTCGATGG atattgttGACTGAAGATGTGGAAcagattaatattgaaaatgtgttggcagtattattttatttactagcTATACAAACTGGACTAACAGTCACAGAGCCAGAAGAACGTTTTGTACAACTTTAtcgaaatttttgtttaacttgTGGTATCCTATTAATTTACGTCCATAGTTTAGTtaatccattattattatctttgagTATTTCTCAAAATTCTTCacttaatag gcATTTAAGACCTCTTTTAGTTTGCGGATTTCTTTTAGTGctttcatacaatatattgatatacttGTGGtcttacaatttattgaacaATTGGCTACTAGCATTTTCTTCCttaaacattcaaattattataaaagtattggtAACATTAGCTatctattcattaaatataattaatgaatattataggttatttGATGAGAAATTGGATGATTATGTGttctatattaaatcatttggcAGTGTg gtgaatttttgttttggaGTCTGTATTTTTCTAAATGGTGTTTATAATACAGCTTTTGTATCTGATAGTGTAATCCATACACCCTTGATGTGTTTAGATGCATATTTAATCATATGGTGTGGCATTAGGGACGGATGGAAAATATTCATTAGACGTCGTATAGCTATGCTCAAAATTGAATCATTAGCAGATGCAACTAATGAACAATCATcagaaattaatgataattgtcccatatgttatcaaaaaatgGTTTCAGCAAAAATTACCAATTGCAATCATTTTTACCACGGTACATGTCTGCGTAAATGGCTCTATttacaa gatTACTGTCCAATGTGTCATACAGTTGTATCCTAG